The Arachis hypogaea cultivar Tifrunner chromosome 14, arahy.Tifrunner.gnm2.J5K5, whole genome shotgun sequence genome has a segment encoding these proteins:
- the LOC112743475 gene encoding uncharacterized protein, producing the protein MSTLQMSHVIDLEQGNHEDDAVVGGVGSDDDDGSVYLSDAEEGGSSHSHFYSTHGDGGSAFDDCSFSCVSDLEAAAVVHDSGRASFASDFSVELGNAAGVPEIKVHLDNNIINNNNNNNHKVERDCRICHMGLESDSSESGVPIELGCACKDDLAAAHKICAETWFKIKGNLTCEICHYVARNVHGTTDHSSDGNNPAAIAALSTHATPAEARRFWHGHRFLNFLLACMVFAFVISWLFHFNVPSS; encoded by the exons ATGTCAACATTGCAGATGTCCCATGTTATTGAtttagagcaaggaaatcatgaaGATGATGCTGTTGTTGGAGGTGTTgggagtgatgatgatgatggtagcGTGTATTTATCTGATGCAGAAGAGGGCGGTTCAAGCCACTCTCATTTCTATTCAACACATGGTGATGGTGGCTCAGCATTTGATGATTGCAGCTTCTCATGTGTCTCTGATCTTGAAGCTGCTGCTGTTGTTCATgattctgggagggcttcttttGCTTCTGATTTCTCTGTGGAGCTGGGAAATGCAGCTGGGGTTCCTGAAATCAAAGTGCATttggataataatattattaataataataataataataatcacaaagTGGAGAGGGATTGTAGAATTTGTCACATGGGTTTGGAGAGTGATAGTTCTGAGTCTGGTGTTCCAATTGAATTGGGTTGTGCTTGTAAAGATGATCTTGCTGCTGCTCACAAAATATGTGCTGAGACATGGTTCAAGATTAAGGGGAATTT GACCTGCGAAATTTGTCATTACGTTGCACGGAATGTTCATGGCACAACTGACCATTCTAGTGACGGGAACAACCCTGCTGCAATAGCTGCACTTTCAACACATGCGACTCCAGCAGAAGCTCGAAGATTTTGGCATGGTCATCGCTTCCTAAACTTTCTTCTTGCTTGTATGGTTTTCGCATTCGTTATATCATGGCTTTTCCATTTCAATGTGCCGTCATCATAG